The Deltaproteobacteria bacterium genome contains the following window.
GCAAATAAGCGCTTCGTTTCTTTCTCCATCATTGCTCCTACTTACGGCAACTGCAGAATAAACTCCACGGCGGCTGTTAACTTAATGCCATTGCCCTGCCAGGGAGAGGGCTAGGGTGAGGGTCGAATGTTGGGAATTAGGGTAAACGCAATTGCAATTAGCTCTAGGAATACGCCGCCTCGGCAACATCCACCATATCCGACAGAATCTTTGTCATCTCAAAGTCCTTCGGCGTATACACGCGCGCGACACCTGCCTTGCGGAGCATCGCTGCATCATCCTCTGGGATAATCCCACCAACTACAATGGGCACTTCGCCGAGTCCCTCAGCTTTGAGGCCTGCGATCACCTCAGGCACGAGGCGTAAGTGTGATCCAGAAAGGATGCTCAGGCCGATGAGATGGACACCTTCGTCACGCGCACTATTCACAATCTGGTCAGGCGTGAGACGAATACCTTCATACACCACTTCCATTCCTGCGTCGCGACACCACACAGCAATTTGCTCGGCACCATTGGAATGACCATCAAGGCCGGGTTTCCCAATCAACACCTTAAGTGGTCTTCCTAGGGCATCCGCAGATTTTCGCACGCGTGCACGCAACGTCTCCAGCCGTTCACCGACTTGGCCATTGGCTGTGCGGGTGACGACTGCACCACCGATGCCGGTCGGCGCACGGAATTCTCCGAACGCCGCACGTAGCGTCTGCGCCCATTCACCTGTAGTGACTCCAGACTGCGCGCAGCGAATCGAGACTGGCATGATGTTATCGCCGTTCGTTGCTGCATTGCGTAACGCGGCAAGTGCGGCTGAGACTTCTGTTTGATTGCGTGACGCACGAAACGATTGCAGCCGTGCGAGTTGATCGCGTTCCGCTGCTTCATCCACTTTGAGAATTGCTGACGAATCTCCAGTGTAGAGCGGTGACGGCGCAGTTTCAGTGAACTTGTTCACGCCAACTACTGTCTGTTCTCCGGCGTTGATACGTCGAACGCGTTCAGTATGGCTCGCGACCAATTGCTCTTTGACATAATCTAATGCCGAAATAATGCCGCCGAATTCTTGCACGCGTTCGACCTCAGCCCAGGCTGCACGTTTGATCTCTGCGGTCTTGGCTTCGGTAACCTTGCTGCCCTCGAAAATATCTTCGTACTCAAGAACATCAGTCTCGTATGCGAGAATCTGCTGGATACGCAGACTCCATTGTTGGTCCCACGGGCGAGGTAGCCCGAGCGCTTCATTCCAAGTTGGCAATTGCAGTGCCCGGCAACGTGCCTCTTTGCTCAATGTCACTCCCAGTGCTTCCAGGACAATACGTGGCACATTGTTCTCAGGTTGGGCTTCGGTCAAACCCAGTGAGTTGACTTGCACACCGTAGCGAAAACGGCGCAGTTTCGGGTCCGTTACGCCATAACGATCGCGCGTCAGTTCATCCCACAACTGCCCGAAGGCCCGGAGTTTACAGACCTCCTCAATAAAGCGAAGGCTGGAATTGACGAAAAAGCTGATGCGCCCGACTGCCTCAACGAATTCTCCTTCACTGACGTTCCCAGACGCACGCACGGTATCGAGAACAGCAATCGCCGTGCAGAGCGTGAACGCAACTTCTTGCACAGGCGTGGCCCCAGCTTCTTGCAGATGATAGGAGCAGACGTTGATCGGATTCCACTTCGGAACGTTATTAACGGTGTACGTGATCGTATCGCTAGTCAGGCGCAGACTCGGGGCAGGTGGAAAAATATAGGTCCCGCGCGAGAGGTACTCTTTGACGATATCGTTCTGGGTCGTTCCTTGTAATGCTTTCGCGTCGACACCTTGACGTTCCGCCACGGCGATATAGAGCGCGAGTAACCACGCTGCCGTACCGTTAATCGTCATCGACGTATTCATTTTGTCCAACGGAATCCCAGCAAAGAGGGTTTCCATATCGCCGATGTGGCCAACCGGCACACCGACTTTACCGACCTCGCCACGCGCGAGTTCATGGTCACTGTCGTAGCCAGTCTGCGTGGGTAAATCGAACGCCACCGACAAGCCCGTTTGGCCTTTGCTGAGGTTGAGGCGATACAACTCGTTGCTCGCCTTCGCGGTGGAATGACCAGAGTACGTACGCATGACCCAGGGATTGTCTTTTTTCATCGTCTATTCCTCGCGCTGAACATAGACATGCTAGCGCCGCGAAATTAGTTGCAGCAACACCCCATGTGTATGTTTCGGGCTGATAAACGCCAACTCGCTACCATCAGAAGCTTTCGCAACGTTCGCCTTGATGCCTTTTTCTCCGAGGGCGGAGATTGCACCAGGAAGATGATCAACATCGAGTGACAACAGGTACATACCTTCGCCATTCTTGGTCAGAAACTGCGCGATGGGGCTGTTGTCACCGAGCGGAGAGACGATCTCAATCTTGGCGTCACTAATAGGTAAGAAGGTATTGCGAATACCGAGGGCAGGGACCTCACCTGCGGGCTCACGCGAGAGCCCAAAGTTCTTTTGATAGGTCGCGACCGCCGTTTCGAGATCTTTCACAGCGATAACCACATGGTCGAGTCGTTTGGTAGTGAAGCGACGATTGCGTGCTTCACCGAGCAGCGAGGCGTGCTCGCTATGATCGACTGGTTGTGCATATTCGATCAAGGCACCACAACACGCTTGCGGATGCAGAAACGCGATGATGCCCGCCAAGCCTGGGCGCGGTTTCTGGTCGATGACGCGAATTCCTTTATCGATTGTGGCCTTTAACTCTGTTTCGACATTGTCAGTCTCAAAGCAGATATGGTGCAAGCCGCCACCTTTCTTTTCGAGAAATTTCGCGACTCCAGAATCAGTCGTGATCGGTTCCAGCAGTTCGATTTCACTCTCGCCAACTGGAAGCAGCGCAGCTTTCACGCCTTGATCTTGCACCGTGGCCATCTTGCCTAACGGAAGTCCTAGGATGTCTTTGTAGAACTCAAACGCTTCCTCGAGTTTGCGTACGACGATGCCAACGTGGTGGATTTTTTTAAGCATAGTGTTTCCTATCCTGGGAGCGCGGGCGTCTCGCCCGCGCTCCCAGATTATCCGACTCTCTTCATCTGCTCCAAAATGTCATACCCAGTGATGCCTTTGCTCTTTGCGGCTTGCTCAGCAAGATAGGCAGCACTGACTTTCTCTGCTTGTACTGCTTTTGCGAGGTCCATCAGAGCAATCTTGATGGTTGCTTCGTCGATCATTTCGCCAGTCTCAGGGTCAGGCATCGAGCCGCCACCTTTCTGATGATAGAGATCGAGGACACGAGTAGCGTATTGGATCTGCTTGTCAGTGGGCGTGTAGCACTCGTTGGCGATTTGCGCTTGCTGCGGATGAATCACCCAGGTGCCATCCATGCCCAGGTTGGCTGCACCAACGTTCTTGTCGCGTAACCCGGCTTCAATCTCAGCAACTTTGTCTTTGGAATCCTCTTTGCGCCACAGCGGGAGATAGACATTATCAATCGCATGCAAGCCTGCGGCTTTAGCGGCGATGACCACAGCTTGTTTGGCATAGAGGAAGTTGATGTTCTGATTCTTTACCACTTCGCGGATACCAAGAGTCGCGGCAAAGTCAGCGATACCAAAGATCAAGCCAGCCATGCGATCTGAAGCAGTAGCAATGTCATAGGCTTTGACGATGGCTTGGGGAATTTCGATGAGAGACTCAAGTTGTAGCCGGGTTTTCCAGCCGGCTTTCTTTTCTAAACTATCAAGTAGTGAGGAAACATACTTAATATCATCTGGCCCGTGAATCTTGGGTAGAATCAGGCCATGAAATTTATCAGGTGCGCCAGTGACGATCGCTTCGATATCACCAAGGAAGAATTCTGAACGTACGTTATTGGGGCGAACGGTAATGACCTTCTTTCCGAAGTCGAGCGTATTGAGCGCTTCGACGACACATTGACGGCTCTTGGGCCCTTTGAACTCGTACGGACAAGCGTCTTCAAAGTCCATCATCACATGGTCAACTGGTGACTTCACTGGATCGGCAGCATTTTGGTGTAGCTTCATGCTGTGACCAGGGTAGGTCATCTCAGTGCGGGGAATGACAAAACGCTTGCCTCTATCGAGTACGAACATAGTTCCTCCTGAAAAATAAGCTGTTAGCTGTCAGCAGTCAGCGTTCAGCAGAACACAAAGGAGTTTCAATATACGCCTCTTTTTTTAAGCTGATGGCTGAATGCTGAGCGCTGAGTGCTGTCTTCTAGCAGATCATGCTGCCCTAGCCCAGGGTCCTAGAGGATGTTATCAACCGTTTCGCTAACATTGTATACTCGATCGATAAGGTTAGCTTCTTTCTCTCTGTCCCAAAAATAGAGAGAAATGAGGACTGGCAACTACACGAGGAGACGTAGCATGACCGATATGCTCCGGCAAACCACAGCCATTGTTGATGCCCTGCAGAAGATGCGTGATGAAGCTTTGCATCACGGCCGCAAAATCACGGAAAACGGCAAAGCGATAGATGAGCACCAAGTGCATACAGAACGGCTTGCCTACCTGGCGACTGAAGTCGAAGCTGCGCGTGCGTTATTAGCATATGCGAATGGAGCCCAAGAGCACGGTGAGACCGAAGCCAGTGAGATGGCACTTGGGTTTGCTTCGGAAATCGGCCAGAAATGGCTCAATCAGGCTGACATTCACCTGACTGACTTTGGTTTTGCTGAAGCGGTGTTAGGAGACACCATCGGACGAGGTGACATCAAAGCCGCAATGCGCGTCGGTGCGCATGAGAATCGCTTTCGCCAGATTGGTCGTTCGGTGATCGCTAATCGTGGCGTCAATAATTCCTGGTTGGAGAGTGATATCGCTGTAATGACCCGCGACTCAGTGCGCCAATTTGCTCGCTCTGAAGTGTCGCAAGTTGCCGAGCGGGTGCATCGTCATGATGAGTTGATTCCCGAACATATCATTACGCACATGGCGGAACTGGGCTTCTTTGGCATGTCGGTGCCTGAAGAATACGGCGGTGGCGGCATGGGTAACTTAGCCATGATTATCACCACTGAAGAGTTGTCGTGCGCTTCGCTTGGTGTCGCTGGGAGCTTGATTACACGCCCAGAGATTCTGACGAAAGCCTTGCTTCGTGGTGGCACCGAAGCGCAAAAGAAAAAGTGGTTACCTCCGATTGCTGCTGGCGAGTTGATGGTGGCGATCTCCGTGACTGAGCCTGACACTGGATCAGATGTTGCCTCAGTAAAATGTCGTGCAGAAGCAGCGACAGTTGGTGGTAAGCAAGGTTACGTGATCAACGGCGCCAAAGCCTGGTGTACCTTTGCTGGACGTGCCAACATTATTGCGATGCTGACACGCACCAATCCTGATCCGAAGTCTGGAGCGCGTGGACTCTCGCTATTTATTGTTGAAAAAGACCAGTTTCCTGGGCACTCATTTGAGATGCGTCAACCGACTGGTGGTGTTCTGGGCGGCACAGCGATTCCGACATTAGGATATCGTGGCATGCACTCGTACATTCTCAACTGCGACAACTACTTTGTCCCTGCCGAAAATCTCGTTGGTGAAGAAGGTGGACTCAATAAAGGCTTCTATTTGCAGATGGCGGGATTTGCCGCAGGTCGATTGCAGACCGGTGGACGTGCCACTGGTTTAGCGCAGGCTGCACTGGAAGTGACAGCGACGTATGCCAACGAACGCAAGCAGTTCGGCACTTCGCTTGGAGACTTCCAACTCACACAATACAAACTCGGACGCATGGCCACTTACGTTGCCGCTGCGCGGCAACTGTCCTACGCCGCAGCACCGGCGATGGACAAAGACGAAGCTGCCGCTGTCATTGCTGCGATGGCAAAGTTGTTAGCATGCGATGTGGCTGTGTCCGTCACGCAGGAAGGACAACTGATCCACGGCGGCTGGGGGTATGGCGAGGAGTATGCGATATCGCGTTATGTCGTTGATGCTCTCGTGCTCCCAATCTTCGAGGGCGTGAAACCGATTTTGGAACTAAAAGTGATTGGAAGAACGCTACTGGCGTAAAACATTGGCTATTCCTCTCCCCCTTTCTCGCTATGTTTGAACTTCCCTCTCCCTGCCAGGGAGAGGACTAGGGTGAGGGTCGAGTGCTGAGCTAAAGACAAGCCTACGTTGCTTTAGATTCCGTTTTTTCTCGATCCTCAATTCTTATTGTTCATCCACCTTTAACGGCACTGGAATAGTAGTACAAAGTTGATTCCATTTCTGAAC
Protein-coding sequences here:
- a CDS encoding protein meaA, with amino-acid sequence MKKDNPWVMRTYSGHSTAKASNELYRLNLSKGQTGLSVAFDLPTQTGYDSDHELARGEVGKVGVPVGHIGDMETLFAGIPLDKMNTSMTINGTAAWLLALYIAVAERQGVDAKALQGTTQNDIVKEYLSRGTYIFPPAPSLRLTSDTITYTVNNVPKWNPINVCSYHLQEAGATPVQEVAFTLCTAIAVLDTVRASGNVSEGEFVEAVGRISFFVNSSLRFIEEVCKLRAFGQLWDELTRDRYGVTDPKLRRFRYGVQVNSLGLTEAQPENNVPRIVLEALGVTLSKEARCRALQLPTWNEALGLPRPWDQQWSLRIQQILAYETDVLEYEDIFEGSKVTEAKTAEIKRAAWAEVERVQEFGGIISALDYVKEQLVASHTERVRRINAGEQTVVGVNKFTETAPSPLYTGDSSAILKVDEAAERDQLARLQSFRASRNQTEVSAALAALRNAATNGDNIMPVSIRCAQSGVTTGEWAQTLRAAFGEFRAPTGIGGAVVTRTANGQVGERLETLRARVRKSADALGRPLKVLIGKPGLDGHSNGAEQIAVWCRDAGMEVVYEGIRLTPDQIVNSARDEGVHLIGLSILSGSHLRLVPEVIAGLKAEGLGEVPIVVGGIIPEDDAAMLRKAGVARVYTPKDFEMTKILSDMVDVAEAAYS
- the mce gene encoding methylmalonyl-CoA epimerase, with protein sequence MLKKIHHVGIVVRKLEEAFEFYKDILGLPLGKMATVQDQGVKAALLPVGESEIELLEPITTDSGVAKFLEKKGGGLHHICFETDNVETELKATIDKGIRVIDQKPRPGLAGIIAFLHPQACCGALIEYAQPVDHSEHASLLGEARNRRFTTKRLDHVVIAVKDLETAVATYQKNFGLSREPAGEVPALGIRNTFLPISDAKIEIVSPLGDNSPIAQFLTKNGEGMYLLSLDVDHLPGAISALGEKGIKANVAKASDGSELAFISPKHTHGVLLQLISRR
- a CDS encoding CoA ester lyase: MFVLDRGKRFVIPRTEMTYPGHSMKLHQNAADPVKSPVDHVMMDFEDACPYEFKGPKSRQCVVEALNTLDFGKKVITVRPNNVRSEFFLGDIEAIVTGAPDKFHGLILPKIHGPDDIKYVSSLLDSLEKKAGWKTRLQLESLIEIPQAIVKAYDIATASDRMAGLIFGIADFAATLGIREVVKNQNINFLYAKQAVVIAAKAAGLHAIDNVYLPLWRKEDSKDKVAEIEAGLRDKNVGAANLGMDGTWVIHPQQAQIANECYTPTDKQIQYATRVLDLYHQKGGGSMPDPETGEMIDEATIKIALMDLAKAVQAEKVSAAYLAEQAAKSKGITGYDILEQMKRVG
- a CDS encoding acyl-CoA dehydrogenase — encoded protein: MRTGNYTRRRSMTDMLRQTTAIVDALQKMRDEALHHGRKITENGKAIDEHQVHTERLAYLATEVEAARALLAYANGAQEHGETEASEMALGFASEIGQKWLNQADIHLTDFGFAEAVLGDTIGRGDIKAAMRVGAHENRFRQIGRSVIANRGVNNSWLESDIAVMTRDSVRQFARSEVSQVAERVHRHDELIPEHIITHMAELGFFGMSVPEEYGGGGMGNLAMIITTEELSCASLGVAGSLITRPEILTKALLRGGTEAQKKKWLPPIAAGELMVAISVTEPDTGSDVASVKCRAEAATVGGKQGYVINGAKAWCTFAGRANIIAMLTRTNPDPKSGARGLSLFIVEKDQFPGHSFEMRQPTGGVLGGTAIPTLGYRGMHSYILNCDNYFVPAENLVGEEGGLNKGFYLQMAGFAAGRLQTGGRATGLAQAALEVTATYANERKQFGTSLGDFQLTQYKLGRMATYVAAARQLSYAAAPAMDKDEAAAVIAAMAKLLACDVAVSVTQEGQLIHGGWGYGEEYAISRYVVDALVLPIFEGVKPILELKVIGRTLLA